Part of the Desulfatirhabdium butyrativorans DSM 18734 genome, CCAACCCACAATCTGCCGCTTGCTCCGGGAAAACTCGATGCCGACCTCGATGATTTCCGTATGGCCGTTTCGGTATTTGGCGGCATAGTCCTTGGCCCTGAGCTGGGCCAGGGCTTCGCCCGTGGGGCTGTCGCCGTCGATCACTTTGAATTCGAAAAGATAGACCCGGGTTTGGTATCGGACAGCCAGATCGCAGCGGCCCTGGCTTGTGACGTCTTCCGCCGCGATGTCAAGGCCAAGGGCCGCCAGATGGCTGTAGAACACGCTCGCATAATAGCCTTCGTACTGGGCGATGGGGTTGTTTCGATACCAGTCGTGGGGAATGCCGGCATAGAGCGCCTCGAAGTGGCGCTGCAAGCCTTGCTGGTCGTTTTCCGAAAACCAGCGGTGAACCTCGATGGCTGCCTCCATCGCCTGATCCGCATTGGGAAGCCATGCAAACGTGATGGCCTGGTTCAAGGCTTGCCGGACTTCGGCGTTG contains:
- a CDS encoding PD-(D/E)XK nuclease domain-containing protein — encoded protein: EQLLSAFDVDAIRIEAMLWQTGYLTIHRTVQPPYGPAFYDLGFPNAEVRQALNQAITFAWLPNADQAMEAAIEVHRWFSENDQQGLQRHFEALYAGIPHDWYRNNPIAQYEGYYASVFYSHLAALGLDIAAEDVTSQGRCDLAVRYQTRVYLFEFKVIDGDSPTGEALAQLRAKDYAAKYRNGHTEIIEVGIEFSRSKRQIVGWQMDRR